The Eleginops maclovinus isolate JMC-PN-2008 ecotype Puerto Natales chromosome 3, JC_Emac_rtc_rv5, whole genome shotgun sequence genome includes a region encoding these proteins:
- the LOC134861425 gene encoding E3 SUMO-protein ligase ZBED1-like isoform X2, translated as MSELGRKRRIDIWSHFTYHTNENKTTCQPCGAKITGKNTTNLKRHLQSVHPEIHAKIQKTSDDHGPRGNKASAASASSTQQQTISTAFQSSSKYKMESKEQQTKEQAIARWIGRTGLPLTTIEDEDFVQMMEIVDRRLAIPKKTKISNLIETQYEHERQKFKQRLAAARRVSIGLDLWTKKGLTASFLAISACYFCVEQIKPAHILLALEQVAHPHTALSIKACVDECIQEWAIPKEKILTVITDNGSNMVAAFKNTTAEETSSEADSPGSETAMESDSEIDDQRYHHVDMEMARTPCVVHTIQLVVHMLQKETTVKRVLDKARTH; from the exons ATGTCAGAActgggaagaaaaagaagaattgaTATCTGGTCACACTTTACTTATCATACTAATGAAAACAAGACCACCTGCCAGCCGTGTGGAGCCAAAATAACTGGAAAAAACACGACAAATTTGAAACGACATTTGCAGTCGGTGCATCCAGAGATACATGCGAAG ATACAGAAGACGTCTGATGACCATGGGCCAAGGGGAAATAAAGCTAGTGCTGCTAGTGCAAGTTCAACCCAGCAGCAGACTATCTCTACAGCTTTCCAAAGTTCTTCAAAGTACAAAATGGAATCAAAGGAGCAACAGACCAAGGAGCAGGCCATAGCCAGATGGATTGGACGCACAGGTTTACCACTCACAACAATTGAAGACGAGGACTTTGTGCAAATGATGGAGATAGTAGATAGGAGACTAGCAATtccaaagaaaactaaaattaGCAATTTGATTGAAACACAATATgaacatgaaagacaaaaattCAAACAGAGACTGGCTGCTGCCCGGAGAGTATCCATTGGCCTTGACTTGTGGACAAAAAAAGGACTGACCGCCTCATTCCTTGCTATTAGCGCATGCTACTTTTGTGTTGAACAAATCAAACCTGCACACATATTGTTGGCCCTTGAACAAGTAGCTCacccacacactgcactgtctATTAAGGCATGTGTGGACGAATGTATACAAGAGTGGGCCATACCGAAGGAGAAGATCCTGACGGTAATAACGGACAATGGAAGTAACATGGTGGCAgcctttaaaaacaccacaGCAGAAGAAACCAGCTCTGAGGCTGACTCCCCTGGGTCCGAAACCGCGATGGAAAGTGACTCTGAAATTGATGACCAGCG GTACCATCATGTCGACATGGAAATGGCCCGGACGCCGTGCGTGGTGCATACCATACAACTTGTGGTCCACATGTTGCAGAAAGAAACAACTGTCAAAAGAGTCCTCGATAAAGCAAG AACACACTAA
- the LOC134861425 gene encoding E3 SUMO-protein ligase ZBED1-like isoform X1, translating into MSELGRKRRIDIWSHFTYHTNENKTTCQPCGAKITGKNTTNLKRHLQSVHPEIHAKIQKTSDDHGPRGNKASAASASSTQQQTISTAFQSSSKYKMESKEQQTKEQAIARWIGRTGLPLTTIEDEDFVQMMEIVDRRLAIPKKTKISNLIETQYEHERQKFKQRLAAARRVSIGLDLWTKKGLTASFLAISACYFCVEQIKPAHILLALEQVAHPHTALSIKACVDECIQEWAIPKEKILTVITDNGSNMVAAFKNTTAEETSSEADSPGSETAMESDSEIDDQRYHHVDMEMARTPCVVHTIQLVVHMLQKETTVKRVLDKARSVVKLFRKSSVATQRLLDQCGVIVVNDCPTRWSSTFNMVTRLLTVKDTVCQITNDMGWDSLLTSEWQKLSSLRDLLLPFAEHTKTLQSDTTSMSLVVPALFDLLSHLADFAENSRYRDLATLAEKMRSNLNLRFACLLDPTDEKFSPLAAAACFVNPTVCEILVNVDVADGNIQELLKQAEDYVVKCTFLPHTRQEDHQSDDDAEEVIEEPEPAPSSKQPVFRFLSKCRTTRPKQKTSTTSVRQQIIKYKEELSHPITEDTGTDFWLEKSDSFYHSLKPFALDLLAMPASQAFAERVFSITGDLTRGRRNRGRVSLERSAFLKMNRNK; encoded by the exons ATGTCAGAActgggaagaaaaagaagaattgaTATCTGGTCACACTTTACTTATCATACTAATGAAAACAAGACCACCTGCCAGCCGTGTGGAGCCAAAATAACTGGAAAAAACACGACAAATTTGAAACGACATTTGCAGTCGGTGCATCCAGAGATACATGCGAAG ATACAGAAGACGTCTGATGACCATGGGCCAAGGGGAAATAAAGCTAGTGCTGCTAGTGCAAGTTCAACCCAGCAGCAGACTATCTCTACAGCTTTCCAAAGTTCTTCAAAGTACAAAATGGAATCAAAGGAGCAACAGACCAAGGAGCAGGCCATAGCCAGATGGATTGGACGCACAGGTTTACCACTCACAACAATTGAAGACGAGGACTTTGTGCAAATGATGGAGATAGTAGATAGGAGACTAGCAATtccaaagaaaactaaaattaGCAATTTGATTGAAACACAATATgaacatgaaagacaaaaattCAAACAGAGACTGGCTGCTGCCCGGAGAGTATCCATTGGCCTTGACTTGTGGACAAAAAAAGGACTGACCGCCTCATTCCTTGCTATTAGCGCATGCTACTTTTGTGTTGAACAAATCAAACCTGCACACATATTGTTGGCCCTTGAACAAGTAGCTCacccacacactgcactgtctATTAAGGCATGTGTGGACGAATGTATACAAGAGTGGGCCATACCGAAGGAGAAGATCCTGACGGTAATAACGGACAATGGAAGTAACATGGTGGCAgcctttaaaaacaccacaGCAGAAGAAACCAGCTCTGAGGCTGACTCCCCTGGGTCCGAAACCGCGATGGAAAGTGACTCTGAAATTGATGACCAGCG GTACCATCATGTCGACATGGAAATGGCCCGGACGCCGTGCGTGGTGCATACCATACAACTTGTGGTCCACATGTTGCAGAAAGAAACAACTGTCAAAAGAGTCCTCGATAAAGCAAGGTCTGTGGTGAAGCTCTTTCGCAAGTCCTCAGTTGCAACACAGAGGCTACTAGACCAGTGTGGTGTCATTGTTGTAAATGACTGCCCCACACGCTGGTCAAGCACATTCAACATGGTCACACGACTCCTCACAGTCAAAGATACTGTCTGTCAAATCACAAATGACATGGGATGGGACAGTTTGCTTACTAGTGAGTGGCAAAAGCTTTCATCATTGCGTGACCTACTGCTTCCTTTTGCAGAACACACTAAAACCCTCCAGAGTGACACCACATCTATGTCCCTAGTGGTTCCTGCCCTCTTTGATCTGCTGAGCCACCTAGCTGACTTTGCAGAGAACAGCCGGTACAGAGACCTCGCCACtcttgcagagaaaatgagatCAAATCTGAACCTGCGTTTTGCTTGCCTCTTGGATCCAACCGATGAAAAGTTCTCACCACTTGCAGCAGCTGCCTGCTTTGTCAACCCAACTGTCTGTGAAATCCTTGTTAATGTTGATGTAGCTGATGGAAATATCCAGGAACTGCTGAAACAGGCAGAAGACTATGTGGTCAAATGCActttcctcccacacacaaGACAGGAGGACCACCAGTCTGACGATGATGCAGAAGAAGTCATTGAGGAACCAGAACCAGCGCCATCTTCAAAGCAGCCGGTGTTTAGGTTCCTCTCAAAATGCCGCACCACAAGACCTAAACAGAAAACCTCCACAACCAGCGTCAGGCAGCAGATCATTAAGTACAAGGAAGAACTTTCACATCCCATCACTGAGGACACAGGAACAGACTTCTGGCTGGAAAAGAGTGACAGTTTTTATCACAGTTTAAAACCTTTTGCTTTGGACTTGTTGGCTATGCCAGCTTCTCAAGCTTTTGCAGAGAGAGTATTCAGCATCACAGGTGACCTCACAAGAGGACGGCGCAACAGAGGAAGGGTCAGCTTGGAGCGAAGTGCTTTccttaaaatgaacagaaacaaatag